The Megalops cyprinoides isolate fMegCyp1 chromosome 11, fMegCyp1.pri, whole genome shotgun sequence genomic sequence TTGTCTTTTGTGGTTCGTTTATCGGCTGTGTTGTACAGTTCTGTTGGGGTGTTTGCACTCTGTGGTGTGAATTAGATCCTGTTTTGTACTGGCTCCACAAACAAAGCTTAAtcagaggttgcaggtttaaatCTTAAATGGGACATTGCAATCCTGCCCTCCAGCAATGTATTTAGATTGCAGATAACCTGGCTGTTCTTACAAAGATAATTCTCTGAAAGCATTTTGGAGTGCCTGTGTGCACGTGAGAAGGTCAATCCGGTACTTCTAACATGTGAGTGTTATCTACTGTACCTTTACTGAGAGTCTGGCTGACCCGCGTGGCTGGAATCTTCACAGACAGGTCAGACTTTGGTGTGCACTTGCATTTTGAcgtaacaaaacaaacaatacaaagtCACATGCTCTACAAAAGAGACTGAAAGTTACATAATTTGCAAAATGTTATTCTGATATATTCATCATGAATTTAATCTGGACAAGTGCTTTGTTTTATGTCCTGGATGagtctgtattttttgtatgttaaCAACATAACATAATTGtttcatattacttttcagagcccatttttttccttgtttcctcATTGGCATGTGGTCccacataaaatgcaaacaacaaagtaaacaaaattaatatcaGTATCAAAAACCCTTGAAAAAATTTGCAACAACCTCAACCCCTatgaatattaaatgtatttaatgttcaAATTTAAAGTTAATGTCACAGTTTGTcataaaggaaatattttgaattttcatcACTGCAATTTTCATCATTGCATTCATAAGCAGCTgttgtgtgtggggttttttcATCCTGTTTCCtggaatgtatttttcttaGGAGGTTATGTCCACATATACTGACAATCGGGGCCCAGACAGACTGCTCTTTGTATACTTACGTTACATATGCATGCTTACAAAGTCCCATGTGGCAGTTAGAGTGCATTTTGCTATGGTTAGATGGCCTGTCTTTCATATTTCCTATGGGGGACTAACTGGTAGAGTCCCACATAGGTCACTGGCCTGGTCTTATTCATTTCACCACAGCACTCTCCAGGAACATCATTCTCTTGAAAGCCTGCGTTCATTTGTCCAAGCAGGGCCCTCTGAGGAAACAATGACTTGGCTCCTTGGGCCGATGCAGAAGCGTTCCTCTCACCAGGGCTAGCAGCAGAAGGCccaaacacagataaaacacagcATTTCTCCCTTACCATAAAAAGATGACAAGACAACATCGAAGAAAGCTGACTTCTTCAATCTCATGTCCTGGAGGCGGGCTTGGCTCTGTCCCTAGTACAGCACAGCCACGCTGGCAACAGCCATCCCCAGGCCCACCCACCTGCGCCTGCGTCTCCACAACCACCTGAGTGCACCCTAcgccacccccgcccccgcccccgccccctgtctctccttgCCCCCCTCGTGTTCTCGCAGGGTGCCATAAATGCAGGGCGCAGTCCACCTCCCAAGCCCTAATCACAGCGCAGGTTACAAAAGGCCCctggcccccctccccctcagcctTTAAGTTTGCCGAGCGTAAGGGATTCTGTCTCTTTGCTGTAGGATCTTTAACGGGAGAGGACCAGGAGCTATCTCCATACACTGCAATCATGACAGGTGGGTCAGGAGAGCAGCATCTCAGAGACGTCTCtcaaatttgctgttttttgtattaaacttatttaatacaaaattctttttaaataacTTAATACATTAATTATAGGTTGTTAAAATGTCAGACTCATTCAACAATGTTATAGCTCAATTGTTTTATGTCAATATTTATGGATATTTATGCGTTTCTTTATTaggctgctttttattttttatttatttatccattggCATTTTTTGGAGATTTCTTCTTCTTATGAAGTTCTGTGACCTGTGATATAAGACGTTGTTGCCAATCTTGTCTGGTGTTcggttttattttaaacagactCTGAGAAGCAGGACCTGAAGAAGCCCAAGAAAAAGGTAATTTTGATGTGTCATTCCCAATCTGAACTCAACAGAGgtgtggaaaaatacaacattaattCCTTCAATTCCACCTCATTTAAAAGCCTCAGTTGCAGACATTGGATCATGCAGGCTGGGAGTTCCCTGGATTACAAGTGTAATTTGTTCAAAAAGGCCTAAGTTCCAAAAAGGTCCTTGTACTATATGTTGCTAAATCTCTTTCCTTGTCATCTGGAATACTTGAACCAAGATAAATGGTCTTCGATGATTAGCCCTCAGTTCAATTGTTGACACAATTTTGTCACAGTTGTTATTAGAACACTTTGGCTTAATTTTCCATCAGCTTGTCAGAGTTTGTTCAAGCGTTTACACAAGCAGCTGTGCCATATGGCAGGATGTCATGTCAATGTACCCGAAAGAAGTTAATCTGACCATCACTAGTAATGAGTCATTGCTCTTTTTAAAACGCATCTAAAAAGACGTGCTTCCTAACGCCTCCTTACAGGAGCGCACCCCTGTGTCAGCTCCTCACAGAGCTCTGTCTCCTGTGTTCTCAGGTGGAGGTCTGTGGCTACCCCCTCAGCATCTTCTTCATTGTGGTGAATGAGTTCTGCGAGAGATTCTCCTACTATGGAATGCGAGGTAAGGACCGAGGCCACTGCGACAACAGCCATCGGTGCAAGTGCTGTGATACACAGACCCAGCTGTGTCACTTTGCAGTTGGGAGtcccgggttcgattcccaaGTCAGGATTGTGCCATTGCACTGTGCTGAAACCAAACTGATTTTTGGGGGCAGCAGTGGAGCATAAtagtaaggaacagggcttgtaaccgaaaggttgctggatcgattccccactggggcactgctgctgtatagTTGGGcaagaatttcctcagtaaatatccagctatataaatggataacatgtaaaaaccgtaacctatgtaagtcactctggataagagcatccgctaaatgacaatgatgtaatgtaaatacccagctgtgcaaatggataacGTCGTAAAATGTCAGCTGTGTAGTTCACCCTGGGTAATCAGCAATTAGTGTTGACTCACATGCTTCTCCAATGTCTCTTTCCACTCCACAGCGGTGCTGGTCCTGTACTTCAGGTACTTCCTGAAGTGGGATGATGACATGGCCACCTCCATCTACCACACCTTTGTGGCCCTCTGCTACCTGACGCCCATCCTGGGTGCCATCGTGGCCGACTCCTGGCTGGGGAAGTTCAAGTGAGTGACGGGGGGGAAGGCGCCGAGGGGCAGGCATGGTCACCACTACCGATGCGTGGAATGCATAGCCCGCCCTCCGTCACCCCTAGGTAACCCTTTGATCTCGTGCCCCCTCGCAGGACCATCGTCTACCTGTCCATCGTCTACACCATCGGGCAGGCTGTGATGGCGGTGAGTGCTATTCACGACATCACGGACACGGACGGGGACGGAACACCGAACAACATGACCCTCCACGTGTGAGTCCGCTGATCTCTCTGCAGCGCCACCTAGTGTCGAAGATGGCTGTTTTCATAAATGAGCATAATTTCCCGTGCCAATATGCATCTTAGTACTTCAGCATAAACCCAAAGTAGATATTAGTATGAATCCAGTGGGAAGACCCAGTGCACCACTTACTCAGTAGTATGCAGTTAGTGTCCCTTCTCAATAGTTGTGAGTGTTATATCTGAATAATGGTAGTCTAAGAACAGTTACTGTGTTGGTTGTATATGGTATTTATTGGTATAATAGCAATAGGGTTGCTGTGATTGGGTGAATGACGTTGGCCTAATGGCAACAGACATACATCTGGTTTCATCTGGTTTcaatcaaaatttaaatttttttttccaaaagaaacacaacaacTTGATGAGTGCTGAACTCatcaaactgtgtttgtgaaggtaACTTAATTTTGAGTCAAAGTTGAGGAAAGATGTTTAAAATTCAGGGAATCTAAGAGTTAGTGTATGATGCGGAGGATGCTGGTGATCTACAAatatgagagacagagggtttagctctgtttgataattattttagTGAGGTATACAAGGGTCCATCATGGTGGAATCAGCTGTCGATAGGTGATGTACACTCAAACTGGAAAGCTAATTGTGAAGAACAGATTCACTGGCGTGAGATAAAAGAAACATCAGCCTGTCAGTGGGAGTGTTAGctgggcagcaatgtggtgtcCTAGCTAAAGAAGTGGGTTTGTGACCTAAAGGCCGCTGGTTCATTTCTACTGTTATACCCTTCAGCAGTGCTTTACCTGGgttgttgtggaaaaaaattatgATATGTAAGTTGCTACAGAGAAGGTTGCCCGCTCAGCTACAGTTGCTACAGAGAAGGGTGCCCACTCAAAATGGTAAAGGTTGCATTTTCGGCCTATCCTAGTGTGCTCTCCATGGTGGGGCTGCTGCTCATCGCCCTGGGGACGGGTGGGATCAAGCCCTGCGTGGCGGCCTTCGGTGGGGACCAGTTTGAGGACCACCAGGTGAGGTCCACCACACCCACATTTTCTAGCCATCGCCTCTTCCCCCTTTTCACCTGCTGATAGAACCAGCTTCAGACCCAGACATTCTCTCCATAGCCTGGGACCACGCCAGGACCCAATAAAGCAGATATTCATTTATTGTCTCTCTCCAAGGCCAAGCCCAAGAAGCATTTATGGCATACTGCAATACTGATAATAACGATATCAAAAGTCAAGAGCAATAACAATGAAATTCCAAGAAAgcgatatttattttttgagctTTTGTCAGCAGCGATATTGTGATATGGAAAGAAGTTTTGTTCAGTATTCACATCTCTCCTTCTTCTCAGTCATTATTCAAAATCGGGGCCCTTTGAGAGTTGTCACTGGGGTGTCACTCAGCCCTTCTCACTGTCACTTTTCtgcaggagaaacagaggagcaCGTTCTTCTCCATCTTCTACCTGTCCATCAACGCTGGAAGTCTCCTGTCCACCATCATCACTCCAATCCTCAGAGGTATGAGtcacagctgtgacatcagcCCAAATGGGTCTGCCAAAAGGCAGGGAAGGTGCCTTGGTACAGTGACAGCAGAGTGAAGCTTCCACTCATTACGGGGTTCAAGAAGCCTCGCTCTCCCATCACAAGTAATATAGCCTCAGTACTCTCCAGTGAGGGGGGCCTCCCAGTTATGCCCTGGGTATTTCCTATGGTGCTGACTAAAACAGCACAATGCCTAATACTAGGGAGACAAAACAGAGAGAATTGTGCTCGGTGAAAACTGATGGGATATGAAATAAGCAATGTCTTTCTGGTAGATTATAATTAGGCTCAATGTGCGTGTTGGTATGATGTCGGTGTGTTCCTCTTAAGTGTGATTGTTAGTTAGTTGTGTGTCAATTTATGCTGGAACAATAGCTGTTTATATCCATGCTTTTGCAGCTTCATGCTAGGTTCCAAAGCTACagccagttttgttttttagtgcTCTTGCTACTCCTGTGACGTTCAATTAATACATTGTGCCAATGGCCTTACACATTGCTTTTGACAAGACCcgaccgtctgctaaatggtcAAGTAATGAGTATAAATGATGAGAAGTCTGTGGGACTATGACGGTGTGACACAGTCTTCCCCGTGTGTCCCCGTTCCATCCACAGGTCAGGAGTGCGGCATCAGGTCCCAGCAGAAGTGCTACTCGCTGGCCTTCGGCGTCCCCGCCGCCCTCATGGTGGTCGCCCTGCGTAAGCTCCTTCCCACGGCGCCTCTGTTCTCCAGCCCCTGTCTTTATTCTCCGTGGGCTGTGTCTGAAGGCCGCTGAtttcgtgtctgtgtgtcctctGCAGTTGTGTTCATCGTCGGGAGCAGCATGTACACCAAGGCGGCCCCAAAAGGCAACATCATGCTGGAAGTCTGCAAGTGCATTGGGGTGAGTCAGGCCTAACTCGCCTTCAGAGCCTGTGATTGATTTAGGTGGTCTCTGTCCTTTGCGTCTGATCCCAGATCAACATCAAAATTTGATATTAAATTGTGGAGGTGAGGACTGGGGAAGGGAAGCCTGATCTTAGATCAGTTATGAAGGGCAGAAATACACTGACCATGTTTTTTGCATTCTCTTTGTACCGTCATTCAGTCGTATAGATAGTTACTTTGAGAAAAATTGTCCTCATTGTGTCTGGGCAGCTCTTTCTGCACGTATCAGACAGTAACGTTTTTGCACCTGGTTGTGAACAGTACTGCAGTATGCTGTATGTGTGACAAGCCTGTTTTAGTTTACATGAATGCTGTTCTCTCCACCTAAACTAAAACAGATAACTTTAATAATTGTGAGAGGTTGACTGATCTGGGCCTGTCCTTTCTTCTTCAGTTTGCATTGAAGAACCGCTTCAGGCACAGAAGCAAACAGCATCCCAAGCGAGAGCACTGGATGGACTGGGCCAACGAGAAATATGACGTATGTCCACTCTCAGACTACGCACGGGTCATACTATACcgcacactacacactgcacgCTCAACACTGCACACTACGCACTGCACACTGCATACAAATCACTGTGCACTGCACAACACACACCTCACTCTACAAACTACTCACTATTCACTGTGCACACCGCATACCACACATTGGATATGATGCGCTGTACACCAAgaactgcacaccacacactgcatgctAAATACTGCACCAGTGTAGACGTGCCTAATCCAGGACTGGAAATAACCCTTCCTCTGTcccgactctctctctctctctgctcctgtcttcCTTCAGAAACTCCTCATCGCTCAAATCAAGATGGTGCTGAAGGTTCTGTTCCTTTACATCCCGCTGCCTATGTTCTGGGCGCTGTTCGACCAGCAGGTAACAGGGCTTCTTTCTTAGTGTCTGTTGGATAAGACAAAATGAATGGAGGCCCGTAACCCGGCCAACTAAAAGCACAGCTTAATTCGATACAGACAAATTTAAACACAGGTGCATTTTCAGAAGTAAAAACTGAGCCAGGGCGCACTGACAGCTGTGGTTACCATGCTATATGTTGTCCGTGTGGAAAGAGGAGGGAAGTGTGTGAGGAATGGACTCTCTAAGCAGACTGTGACTCCGTTTGCAGGGCTCGCGCTGGACCCTCCAGGCCACCACCATGGACGGGAACTTTGTAAGTGTCTCAGCGTCCTCGGaaggacacattttaatgtgactCATATCCCCCTCCGTTTGCCGTGGAGCAAAGTCACTTACAGTCCCGTGCTTTCTTTTCAGGGAGCTCTCATCATTCAGCCGGATCAAATGCAGGTGAGTCACAGAGGTCAAGCTCCGGACGCTTTCCCACCGATGTGATTGAGCCTCAGCTCAGTTCTTCAGTGTTAAAGCTCCTTCTTTTGGGCAGACTGTGAACCCGATCCTCATCTTGGTGCTGGTGCCCATCGTGGACAGCGCTGTCTACCCGCTGATCAAGAAGTGCGGCCTCAACTTCACGTGAGTCTCGCCCTCCTGAAACGTCACAAGTATTTCTGAGCCAATTGCGCACGCACAGAACTAAAAGGTCAGTCTGTGGAGAATAAAGACCCGTGTTATTTCTGGTGGTTAGCACAGAAGCCTTACACCCCCAGGGGCCAGGGTTCAactctgtctgtgctgagttTGCATGTCCTCCCTGTGTCTGAGCTGGTTCCTGGTACCACACTTTCCTTATCCTGCAGTTTAAAGACGTGCTCTCTGGGTTCTGACTGGCCTACGCTATATCGTCCCAATACACGCATGCATGCCTACTTGCATACCTGTGTGGGTTCGGATTCAGCTCACCGTCGCCCCCTTCAGGATGAAATTACATATTACGTAGGTGGATGGAAACACGCCGGCGGATCCCagcattgcattgtgtgtgGAATGCGCTGTAGGTGTGGGCTCACCAGCATTGGTTGTTTCTGCAGTCGTGAGAGCCGTGGCTGCTCTCTGGCTACCGCACCCAGGAGCCAGGCAGCGTGGTTAGAAAGGATCGCAGGTCTGACCgcctgtctctgctctgcaggCCTCTGAAGAGAATGACCGTGGGGATGCTGCTGGCGGGCCTGGCCTTCGTGGCAGCAGCGCTGGTGCAGATCGAGATTGACGTGAGTGAGGCCGTCGACCAATCCGGAGAGCCCATGAACCAGCCATGTAcaacctgtacacacacagctctaATCTGACCATAAAGGAAACAGAGACTTTTTTTAGAAGattaaaaacacagggaaagtctTTGGTTGTTATACATCAGTCCTGTCGGGGTCAGTTGTATGGTACAAGCTTGGTATGGCCAGATAAACACGTTCCCTGGATTTcttttataaatacatgtacGCCAGAGCTCACAGCCGACCAAATCTCATAGAATTTCTGCTGTAGACATTAGAAGGGGGCATTggagagagtgtatgtgtctatgtacgtgtgcttgtatgtgtgtgtgtgtgtgtgtgtgtgtgtgtaatagtgtgtctgcttttgtgcacatgtgcatgtgcctgtttGTGACCTTCATGTTAGCAGATGAATACAGTCTCTTGAATCAGGGCGATGCCAATGTACATGAGCAGAGAGCACATGAGTGCTAATTCACCCTGTCACTGTGTGCTCTCTTACAGAAAACCTTGCCAACCTTCCCATCCAAATCCCAAAGTCAGGTGAAATTCCTAAACCTGGGTGGCAACCCTGTGGACATAACTGTTGGCACCGAAACTATGCATGTTGGCGCTTTTCAGGTAAGCAGATAGCAATACCACCTTATGTACTGACCATGACAAAGCAAGCTggaatttttttaacatgacatgcattttgaaaagggGAGTAAGTTTGGTTTGCTAAGCTGTATGTTGTATTGTTGTGTTATTTCTTAGAGGGCCATATCCAACTAAAGCCTATATTTAATGCTCCGCTTGGGAATCTGTCCTGCAACCTTTTTTATAGGCAGTCCACTCCcctaaccactgcaccacacctcCACCTGGCTCTTGCAGGTAGTGGTGAAAGTCACATCTGGGTCGTACCCCTCCACTAAATGCAACCTTCCATTTTTCCACACCTCTGCATGTGGTATCACAGTACTTGGCCTCTGAGAGCACATATCTAGGGATAGGCACAAATAAACTCATTCAAGGCCTAAACAAGCAGCTTTGAGCTTGTTGTCTTGAAAGCCACCAAATAAGGAATATGTAAAATTCCTTTTCACGTCATACacaaagtagaaaaaaaaatcaattaggGGCAAAGATGCACAATCTTCACATTTGTACAAGATGAGAGGGATCAGATGCAAACTCTTTCCAGGGACTTGCCCTTCCCTGACTCTCCACTAGAGGGAGTTTGCATTTCAACAGTTCATATAAATTTGTAATGCTATTCTAAACATACTTTATTCCATTTCTCCCTGCAGGCCACTGTGGATTACACGACGTATGACACAGCCAGCATAAAGGTCTCTGTGGCCTCTATAAGTGAGACAGTCTACTTACAGAAAGGAGCACGGGAGACTCTGCTGATCGACCCTGCCAACAAAACAATGGATTTGGTAAGTATCACACTGCTCGCTGTTCACACAGTGAAACTGTGCAGATGGCACTGTTTTAACAGACTCATCCAGTCCTGTCCCTGGGCAAGTCAAAAGGTGTTTGGCTTATTTTATCCAAGACGATTCCTGCTTCCTGATTACAGACAAGAGCAGGAAAAGTGAACCCTGAAATAGGCAGATGTGCAATGTGTTCTCAGTCACTGATTCCTCTGAACCACTCACAATGCTTGTCATAGCAAATACACTATAATTGGCTCCAAACAGTGAGCTGTTAACAACCCCTGTTGGCTCCACCCAATTGGGGGCTTATAAAGCCTCACTCTCTCCAGATAACGTCTGTCACCTGATCCCAGACGGGCTGGAGGAAGCTCCAGTGACAGCACAcgctcttgtttttttctttatgacTGAAACCTTTTTGATGTGAGGCCCCAGAAGGCAGTGTCCAGAAGATCTCATTGACGCGTGACTCTTATATTTTCCTCTTCCAGATCGACGATATAACTAAAAAGCCAGAGGAAGGCAATAATGCCATCAGGTAAGCTGGCATGAAAAGACACTGACGTTAAGTTCCCAATACTGTAGCGATCTGCTCTCACGGATAGGGCATTTCTGCTTAGGTCCATACTCCACtgtgaggaaagagagggaaaaaaggagacaaattGACTTTCTCTCATGCCATTATACTGAGCTTAACATACAGCAGAAAaccctataaaaaaaaaagaacaaggatTTGGTGGAGGGAAAGGTGCAGGGTCATGGTCCTTACAGAACATTTGCTGTGATATTGTTATTCTTTTGGGGGCTGAAGCcttattattttattcctttttttccagatttgtGAATGGTATGGATTCAGTATTGAACGTGTCAACAAGTAAAACAGACTATGGAGCGGTTTGGCCCTACACTGCTTCAAACTACTCTCAGATACCGGAGGGGAAGTAAGTATCTTCACAGGACTATAGGGCTAATTTACACAAGTACATGTACATCCGTGTATCTATATACCACATCTATCATACAGCACTCTGTCATTCTACCACCTGCTGCTGAGAAACAGCCATTTGAATAACAGGGAGTGGCCTTTACTCTTAGATACAGTTTCAAGCCTTCATGACATGACGTGCTTCTTGATACTACCTGTATTCCACAGTAGACTCTGCAATACTTTTGTCTCCTTTGGCACTTTATAGGACTGAATGAAAAATCTGAACATGTTGTGGTCTTTGCAATTCTCATTGAATAAGCTGAATCTTCATCTATTGAGTAGTAGTCTTGTATTCTAGCAGCTTTGTCCTTTCTGCTGGTTTCATCGATGTACCTGCACAGGTTTGGTCAGGGATGTGAGAGATTTCCTTTCTGTACATGGTTAGCACTGTGAAAGgtagcatttgctgtattaaGGGCTGATAATGTCCCTCTGTAAAGATACTGATAATTTAGGGtgtcccctctgtctcctcaggACCACCTTCACAATCAAGAATGATGCAGGGGACACGTGTGAATTCACCATGACACTGGGATTTGGTAGCTCTTTCACTGTCCTCATCCCCAGCACATTCAAATGGGACCAAAATGTGAGTTGGCttcatgtttaaaaattgtgttttttagaTAAAAACCTTGGCCAGTCAACTACCTGTACAggggattgatttttttctgttttgctcatATCTTTGAACCAGTGCACATCTACCATAGAGCCTATTATGGACATCAAACCCAACACCTTCCACATGGCCTGGCAGATCCCACAGTACTTCCTCATGACCACTGGAGAGGTGGTCTTCTCTGTCACCGGCCTTGAGTTCTCCTACTCACAGGTAGGGGGCGCACCTTCTTGTCAAACAAGTAGACAGTAGACATGTAATGTTATGTGATGTAGATTGGGTCCCCGGTCTCTATGGCAGAATAGATGGAAGGATAGGAGTCTTTCTAGGCCTTTAGCATAAGCGgtctgaaatgcttttgttggAAAATTCACCTCCTATATCATGTTTCCGAGGTTCTGATGTGCCGGGTGATATGACTACATATCTGAAGCCTTTGTTATTAGACCTCAAGGCTAATTAAAATAACCTCACAGCTGGTGCCTTCAAGTCATGCAGCTGATTTTGACCCATATGCTCGCATGTGATGTGCAACGTCTCTCACTCTCCAGGCTCCAAGCAACATGAAGTCAGTGCTTCAGGCTGGATGGCTGTTTACTGTCGCCGTGGGCAACATCATTGTGCTGATTGTGGCAGAGGCAGCACAGCTCCCagatcaggtgtgtgtgtatgtgtgtgtgtttgtttgtgtgtgtgcgcttgtgtgtctgtgcatatgtgcatgcatgtgtgtgtatgtgtgtgtgtgtgtgtgtgtgtgtgtgtgtgtgtgcctgtgcaaaTGTGCATGCGTGCAATTCATAAATCTTTGgtacaaatgacacatttgttGATCATTAGAATGACAGATCTGGTGGGTTTTTCACTTCtgtatgtgagcgtgtatgTTTGCTTGTGTCCACAGTGGGCAGAGTACATCCTTTTTGCCTCCCTCCTGGTGGCAGTGTGCATAATCTTTGCTGTGATGGCCTACTTCTACACTTACGTGGACCCTTCAGAGATAGAAGCCCAGTTCAACAAGGATggaacagaagaagaaaagaaacaggagaAGGACAGCATCCCAATGAAGAAGAAAGACTCCATCGAGCACCACGACGAAGACATCAAGCAAACCAAGATCTAAACACCTCGataagcttctttttttttgccccagTGGGTTGAATTGGTTTGGTGTCATGCATCTGGGGCTATGGCACAGCCCTGCAGTGCTCAAAGAGGACAGTCTGTTATGAGTAAATAGAACGTAATGCTTCACCGGCATCAGATCATTCTACCCCTGACACCAAGGTGCTTCCAAACTGAGATTAAGACGGTTGTGTCCATGACAGCGATGGAGCTGGTGAAACACCATGCAGTGTAGTATTGCGTAAGAGTGGCTTTTGAAAGGGAAGAGTGAATCGCTCCAGTTTTTGGGAGAGAGCTGAACAAAACAAGAAGCATGACACTTTATTATACTTTAGTTTCCAGTGACTGaaatttaaaatctttaaaagaTGTGAACGGTGTTCATGAAAAAATACCATCTCAGATTCCAGCTTTGCGGGATAATTACcttaatattgtaaataattttttttacaataattttttttcattcattttattgggGTTACCAAAGAGGTAAAATACATGTCCATTCCAGCTTTTGTAAGTATTATGTGTAacttgtatttttatcattgttattgtgCTTTTGTACATGATGGGGCCAGTCGCTCCAccaacacacagagacaccttAATGAAGCTGCTTCTCTCTCAGTCATGTTGAACAGTAAAACTGTGTGACAAACATGTTCCTGTCAATCAATAAgagtttaaataaatttaaaaacaaaaacaatggattCAGGCTGTGccttattgtttttgtttactggTCAGTTAATCCATAAAACTATGACCCACACAATATGACACAATGGATGTATCATATTTTGGCAAAATGGTAAAAAGTGTGACGGTGCTAGTGATGTCAACAAAAAACTAACATTATATACTGCCTTAAGCTATGCCATACACCACACTTATTTTAGAGTTATTCTGTGTTTCTTTATAT encodes the following:
- the LOC118785465 gene encoding solute carrier family 15 member 1-like encodes the protein MVSHRWHKRLAWVRGSLTGEDQELSPYTAIMTDSEKQDLKKPKKKVEVCGYPLSIFFIVVNEFCERFSYYGMRAVLVLYFRYFLKWDDDMATSIYHTFVALCYLTPILGAIVADSWLGKFKTIVYLSIVYTIGQAVMAVSAIHDITDTDGDGTPNNMTLHVVLSMVGLLLIALGTGGIKPCVAAFGGDQFEDHQEKQRSTFFSIFYLSINAGSLLSTIITPILRGQECGIRSQQKCYSLAFGVPAALMVVALLVFIVGSSMYTKAAPKGNIMLEVCKCIGFALKNRFRHRSKQHPKREHWMDWANEKYDKLLIAQIKMVLKVLFLYIPLPMFWALFDQQGSRWTLQATTMDGNFGALIIQPDQMQTVNPILILVLVPIVDSAVYPLIKKCGLNFTPLKRMTVGMLLAGLAFVAAALVQIEIDKTLPTFPSKSQSQVKFLNLGGNPVDITVGTETMHVGAFQATVDYTTYDTASIKVSVASISETVYLQKGARETLLIDPANKTMDLIDDITKKPEEGNNAIRFVNGMDSVLNVSTSKTDYGAVWPYTASNYSQIPEGKTTFTIKNDAGDTCEFTMTLGFGSSFTVLIPSTFKWDQNCTSTIEPIMDIKPNTFHMAWQIPQYFLMTTGEVVFSVTGLEFSYSQAPSNMKSVLQAGWLFTVAVGNIIVLIVAEAAQLPDQWAEYILFASLLVAVCIIFAVMAYFYTYVDPSEIEAQFNKDGTEEEKKQEKDSIPMKKKDSIEHHDEDIKQTKI